Proteins co-encoded in one Listeria ivanovii subsp. ivanovii genomic window:
- a CDS encoding carbohydrate ABC transporter permease: MNQYKQKSRGSKIAVIAILTVGGFFMILPFIWMVLSSLKTDAEILKIPPTIWPETFTLDNFTKLFTEMDFAIYLKNTLIIVFFSFFGLFLNAMAGYGFAKFKFKGKNKLFYLVLATMMIPGQVTMIPVYLLLNAAGLTNTMTGIVLPGLVGAFGIFLFRQFMSTISDDLLEAARLDGASEFYIFWRIIIPISRPVLAVQGILTFIAGWNSFLWPLIIANDEKFYTLSVGLQLLKGQYGSNYALQMAGATFMVIPIILIFMIFQKYILKGFNVSGMK; this comes from the coding sequence ATGAATCAATATAAGCAAAAATCGCGTGGCTCTAAAATTGCCGTAATTGCCATTTTGACGGTTGGCGGATTCTTTATGATTTTACCGTTCATTTGGATGGTTCTCTCCTCTTTAAAAACGGATGCTGAAATTTTAAAAATCCCGCCAACGATTTGGCCAGAAACATTTACCCTTGATAATTTCACGAAATTATTTACAGAGATGGACTTTGCTATCTACTTAAAAAATACCTTAATTATTGTTTTCTTCTCCTTCTTCGGATTGTTTTTAAACGCGATGGCTGGTTATGGTTTTGCGAAATTTAAGTTTAAAGGGAAAAACAAACTATTCTATCTTGTCCTTGCAACGATGATGATTCCTGGACAAGTAACGATGATCCCAGTTTACTTGCTATTAAATGCAGCTGGACTTACGAATACAATGACAGGGATTGTGCTTCCAGGACTAGTTGGCGCCTTTGGGATTTTCTTATTCCGGCAATTTATGTCGACAATTTCAGACGATTTATTGGAAGCAGCTCGACTGGATGGTGCGAGTGAGTTTTACATTTTCTGGCGGATTATCATTCCGATTTCTCGCCCCGTTCTCGCGGTGCAAGGAATTCTTACCTTTATCGCTGGCTGGAATTCCTTCTTATGGCCATTAATTATTGCTAATGACGAGAAGTTCTATACCTTATCAGTTGGCTTACAACTTTTAAAAGGACAATATGGCAGCAATTACGCACTTCAAATGGCTGGGGCAACATTCATGGTTATTCCGATTATCTTGATATTTATGATTTTCCAAAAGTATATTTTAAAAGGTTTCAATGTTTCTGGAATGAAATAA
- a CDS encoding glutamate synthase subunit beta, with product MGKATGFMEYDRIPSPGRDPKSRTRDWNEYSLPMPAADLTIQAARCMDCGVPFCSVGMEIKNGVSGCPLHNLIPEWNDAVYRGDWYEALQLLLKTNNFPEFTGRICPAPCEGACTVAISEPAVGIKSIEKAIIDRGFEEGWIKPSPPKHRTGKRIAVIGSGPAGLACADQLNQAGHSVTVFEKSDRVGGLLMYGIPTMKLEKEQVTRRVNLMAEEGIEFITGVAAGSDISFAELRSEYDSVVLATGAGNARDIPLAGRDAKGIHFAVPYLTQSTRDNLDNGGVQTLSAKGKNVVIIGGGDTGADCVATALRQGAKSIYQFGIQDKLPELRKSENPWPQYPRVFKMDYAHEEAVAVYGKDPREYLINTTAFEKDEAGNLIGLHTVEVVEDTATRKYTPVEGSEKFFEVDMVLIAIGFAGTTEDIFTNFGVNKTDRHTIDAAKGFYRTNEEGVFACGDARHGQSLVVTAIAEGREAAREVDFYLMGETFLP from the coding sequence ATGGGAAAAGCAACTGGATTTATGGAATATGATCGGATTCCTTCGCCAGGACGTGATCCGAAAAGCCGAACGCGCGATTGGAATGAATATAGTTTACCAATGCCGGCAGCGGATTTAACGATACAAGCAGCCAGGTGTATGGATTGTGGTGTTCCTTTTTGCAGCGTCGGAATGGAAATAAAAAATGGCGTATCAGGTTGTCCGCTGCATAATTTAATTCCAGAGTGGAACGATGCAGTATACCGTGGTGATTGGTATGAAGCATTGCAACTACTCTTAAAAACGAATAATTTTCCGGAATTTACAGGACGGATTTGTCCCGCACCATGTGAAGGTGCTTGTACAGTCGCAATTTCTGAACCAGCAGTAGGAATTAAATCTATTGAAAAAGCGATTATTGACCGCGGTTTTGAAGAAGGCTGGATTAAACCATCCCCTCCGAAACACCGTACTGGTAAACGAATTGCAGTTATCGGTTCTGGCCCAGCAGGTTTAGCGTGTGCAGATCAACTGAATCAAGCAGGACATAGTGTTACCGTATTTGAAAAAAGTGATCGTGTTGGTGGCTTGCTTATGTACGGAATCCCGACAATGAAACTAGAAAAAGAACAAGTAACCCGTAGAGTGAATTTGATGGCAGAAGAAGGGATTGAGTTTATTACAGGTGTTGCAGCAGGTAGTGATATTAGTTTCGCTGAATTACGTAGCGAGTATGATTCTGTCGTTCTTGCAACTGGAGCTGGTAACGCACGCGATATTCCACTTGCTGGACGTGATGCAAAAGGGATTCATTTCGCTGTTCCATATTTAACGCAAAGTACACGTGATAATTTAGATAACGGCGGCGTTCAAACTCTTTCAGCAAAAGGTAAAAATGTCGTTATTATTGGTGGCGGAGATACAGGTGCGGATTGTGTGGCAACTGCCCTTAGACAAGGTGCGAAAAGTATTTATCAATTTGGGATTCAAGATAAATTGCCAGAATTAAGAAAAAGCGAAAACCCGTGGCCTCAGTATCCGCGCGTTTTTAAAATGGACTATGCGCACGAAGAAGCAGTAGCGGTTTACGGAAAAGACCCACGTGAATATCTCATTAATACAACTGCATTTGAAAAAGATGAAGCAGGCAACCTCATTGGTCTTCATACAGTAGAAGTAGTAGAAGACACGGCCACAAGAAAATACACACCAGTCGAGGGTAGCGAGAAATTTTTCGAAGTAGATATGGTGCTTATTGCCATCGGATTTGCCGGAACGACAGAAGATATTTTTACTAATTTTGGTGTAAACAAAACAGACCGTCACACCATCGACGCAGCAAAAGGATTTTATCGCACAAATGAAGAAGGTGTCTTCGCTTGTGGTGATGCTCGTCATGGTCAAAGTTTAGTTGTAACAGCTATCGCAGAAGGTCGTGAAGCTGCTAGGGAAGTGGACTTTTACTTGATGGGAGAAACTTTTTTACCATAA
- the gltB gene encoding glutamate synthase large subunit — MKQTNLPKKHGLYNPENEHDACGIGFVANIKKISSHKIVEQGIHMLCQLKHRGGEVGGDTGDGAGILLEISDSFFRRECAKLGIELPEKYHYAVGMFNFPQNKTERELLMEEAEKLISAEGQHFLGWRKLPTDVTKVGAGARKTEPAIYQLFVQKNEALNEAEFERALYLIRKQIEKFASNSEKITETFYVPSLSTRTIIFKGMLLPEQINQYYLDLANPAYVSAFALVHSRFSTNTFPSWERAHPYRYLIHNGEINTQRGNVNWMKAREKRAESDVFGDNLTKLLPIIDESGSDSATLDNALEFLVQSGRSLPHAAMMLIPEPWDKNPHMTDPKRAFYEYHSTLMEPWDGPTSISFTNGRVIGTILDRNGLRPARYYETKDHTIIYSSETGVVPVDSREIIRKETVGAGTMLLIDLEEGRIVTDKELKDNLTTEKPYRKWLNTEMTEIADLVTADLHYESMDKSVRFKKQRAFGYTQDELNKILIPMVTEKKDPMGAMGYDAPLAVLSQRPQVLFNYFKQLFAQVTNPPIDGIREETVISAMTLLGDEGNILNPTAKNANRIRLKTPILSRREFAALLVQTKFAKPTATLPMLFKAEERDTLDVRLTQLFAEADKKIAAGAELIVLTDDDINKDLIGIPSLLAISGLHHHLVKAGTRTKVSLVIKTAEARDVHQCALLIGYGADAVFPSLAIDTFAGLIQEGRMKGFSLDEAESRYIEAITDGILKIMSKMGISTVQSYRGAQIFEAIGIGDDVIANYFPGTASQIGGIPLDVIAQEAWLRHREAYHDIGYQSFTLNTGGEYQWRSNGEYHVYNPLAIHSLQQATRENDRETYNLYSDLMQNQSNAFLRGLLTFTSDRKPIPLDEVEPAEVIFKRFKSGAMSYGSISQEAHEALAIAMNRIGGKSNSGEGGENPNRFKPDANGDWRRSAIKQIASGRFGVTSHYLVNAEELQIKMAQGAKPGEGGHLPGNKVYPWISKTRGSTTGVGLISPPPHHDIYSIEDLSQLIFDLKNANQNARINVKLVSKTGIGTIAAGVAKGNADVILVSGYEGGTGAAARTSIRHAGVPWEIGLAETHQTLLLNGLRNKVVVETDGKLMTGKDVLVAAMLGAEEFGFATAPLVTLGCVMMRVCHLDTCPVGVATQNPELRKKFSGSADYVVNFFHFIVAEMREMMAELGFRSLKEVIGHKEFLTTHEKKETHWKAKYIDFSKMLYSDDFYKNQVQYCTKQQDHKIEQTLDMREIVPLIKPALDNAEKVTGSFDVRNVDRAIGTIAGSFISKKYGAVGLPEDTISLDFTGSAGQSFGAYTPLGMTLRIHGDANDYFGKGLSGGKLIVSPDEKTPINPHDSAIVGNVTLYGATGGEAYMHGRAGARFAVRNSGATAVVEGIGDNGCEYMTGGAVVVLGEIGENFAAGMSGGIAYLYTTNKPSTQAKINHELVTSRAISSVTELAKLKQLIEQHANLTGSEFAKTILTNWEIEKANFLFVIPNEYEMMLTRIETLEQAGQTHDEAELQAFYEHKDGKIIAAVVK, encoded by the coding sequence ATGAAACAAACTAATTTACCGAAAAAGCACGGTCTGTATAATCCGGAAAATGAGCACGATGCTTGTGGAATTGGATTTGTGGCTAATATTAAAAAGATTTCTTCTCATAAAATTGTGGAGCAAGGTATCCATATGCTTTGCCAATTAAAACATCGTGGTGGAGAAGTTGGTGGAGATACGGGCGACGGGGCTGGTATTTTACTTGAAATTTCTGACTCTTTCTTTCGACGCGAATGTGCTAAGCTAGGTATCGAACTACCTGAAAAATATCATTATGCAGTAGGAATGTTTAATTTTCCGCAGAATAAAACCGAACGAGAGCTTCTTATGGAAGAAGCGGAAAAACTAATTTCGGCAGAAGGACAGCACTTTTTAGGCTGGCGCAAGTTGCCAACAGATGTGACTAAAGTCGGAGCTGGTGCTAGAAAAACGGAACCAGCCATTTACCAATTATTTGTCCAAAAAAACGAAGCATTAAATGAAGCTGAATTTGAACGGGCGCTTTATTTGATTAGAAAGCAAATTGAGAAATTCGCAAGCAACTCAGAAAAAATCACCGAAACTTTCTACGTTCCAAGTTTATCTACTAGAACAATTATTTTCAAAGGAATGCTACTTCCAGAACAAATTAATCAATATTATTTAGATTTAGCTAATCCGGCTTATGTATCAGCTTTTGCCCTAGTGCATTCACGTTTTTCAACCAATACTTTCCCAAGTTGGGAACGTGCGCATCCGTATCGTTATTTAATTCATAATGGGGAAATCAATACGCAACGTGGCAATGTCAATTGGATGAAAGCAAGAGAAAAACGAGCGGAATCCGATGTTTTTGGCGATAATCTAACTAAATTATTACCAATTATTGATGAAAGTGGTAGTGATTCAGCGACACTTGATAATGCTTTGGAGTTTTTAGTGCAATCCGGTCGTTCGTTGCCTCATGCAGCAATGATGCTTATTCCCGAACCGTGGGATAAGAATCCACATATGACTGATCCAAAACGAGCTTTTTATGAGTATCATAGTACACTTATGGAACCATGGGACGGACCAACTTCTATTTCCTTTACGAACGGTCGTGTTATTGGAACGATTTTAGATAGAAATGGATTACGACCAGCACGCTATTATGAAACAAAAGACCATACAATTATTTACTCCTCTGAAACCGGGGTAGTGCCAGTGGATTCAAGAGAGATTATCCGAAAAGAAACAGTTGGCGCTGGCACAATGCTGCTGATTGATTTAGAAGAAGGTCGAATTGTCACAGATAAAGAACTAAAAGATAATTTAACAACCGAAAAACCGTATCGTAAATGGTTAAATACTGAAATGACAGAAATAGCTGATTTAGTAACTGCTGATTTACACTACGAATCAATGGATAAATCTGTACGCTTTAAAAAACAACGGGCATTTGGCTATACGCAAGACGAACTAAATAAAATATTGATTCCGATGGTAACCGAGAAAAAAGATCCAATGGGGGCAATGGGTTATGATGCGCCACTAGCTGTTTTAAGTCAGCGCCCACAAGTACTATTCAATTACTTTAAACAACTTTTTGCTCAAGTAACCAATCCGCCAATTGATGGAATTCGTGAAGAAACAGTAATTTCTGCCATGACGCTTCTTGGCGATGAAGGAAACATTTTAAATCCCACTGCGAAAAATGCTAACCGGATTCGCTTGAAAACACCCATTTTATCGCGAAGAGAATTTGCCGCGTTGCTAGTTCAAACAAAATTTGCCAAACCAACTGCCACTTTGCCGATGTTATTTAAAGCAGAGGAACGAGATACGTTAGATGTTAGGCTGACACAACTATTTGCAGAAGCGGATAAAAAAATTGCGGCTGGAGCAGAACTAATAGTGCTAACGGATGATGATATAAATAAGGACTTGATTGGTATTCCATCTTTACTTGCTATAAGTGGTTTACATCATCATCTTGTTAAAGCTGGAACGAGAACAAAAGTGAGCCTTGTCATAAAAACAGCGGAAGCAAGAGATGTTCATCAATGTGCGCTTTTAATTGGATACGGAGCAGACGCTGTTTTCCCGAGCCTGGCAATTGATACATTTGCCGGTTTGATTCAAGAAGGGCGAATGAAAGGATTTTCCCTTGATGAAGCAGAAAGCCGTTATATCGAAGCAATCACGGATGGAATTTTGAAAATCATGTCCAAGATGGGTATCTCGACTGTCCAAAGTTATCGAGGTGCGCAAATTTTTGAAGCGATTGGAATTGGGGACGATGTTATAGCTAATTACTTCCCAGGAACGGCTTCTCAGATTGGTGGAATTCCGCTGGACGTTATCGCCCAAGAAGCTTGGTTGCGTCACCGGGAAGCATATCATGATATTGGCTACCAAAGTTTTACATTAAATACAGGTGGCGAATACCAATGGCGTTCAAACGGCGAATACCATGTGTATAATCCACTGGCAATCCATTCATTACAACAAGCAACAAGAGAAAATGACCGGGAAACGTATAATCTTTATTCTGATTTAATGCAAAACCAAAGTAATGCCTTTTTAAGAGGGCTATTAACTTTCACTAGTGATCGGAAGCCAATTCCATTGGACGAGGTGGAGCCGGCAGAGGTGATTTTCAAACGTTTCAAGTCAGGTGCAATGTCTTATGGGTCCATTAGTCAAGAAGCTCATGAGGCGCTTGCTATCGCGATGAACCGGATTGGCGGGAAAAGTAATAGCGGAGAAGGTGGAGAGAACCCAAATCGTTTTAAACCAGATGCAAATGGCGACTGGCGTAGAAGCGCGATTAAGCAAATTGCATCCGGTCGTTTTGGTGTGACAAGTCATTACTTGGTGAATGCCGAAGAGTTGCAAATTAAAATGGCGCAAGGTGCAAAACCCGGTGAAGGTGGTCATTTACCAGGAAATAAAGTGTATCCGTGGATTTCGAAAACACGTGGCTCGACGACTGGAGTTGGGCTCATTTCGCCACCTCCACATCATGATATTTATTCGATTGAAGACTTGTCACAACTGATTTTTGACTTAAAAAATGCCAATCAAAATGCGCGCATCAATGTCAAACTTGTTTCAAAAACAGGGATTGGAACGATTGCAGCTGGCGTGGCGAAAGGAAATGCAGATGTTATTTTAGTTAGTGGTTATGAAGGTGGAACTGGCGCGGCGGCAAGAACGAGTATTCGCCATGCGGGTGTCCCGTGGGAAATTGGACTAGCTGAAACGCACCAAACTCTTCTTCTGAATGGCTTGCGTAACAAAGTGGTCGTGGAGACAGACGGAAAACTAATGACTGGTAAAGATGTATTAGTTGCGGCTATGCTCGGTGCAGAAGAGTTTGGTTTTGCGACAGCTCCTCTTGTAACGCTCGGCTGTGTGATGATGCGTGTGTGCCACTTAGATACATGTCCGGTTGGTGTCGCGACTCAAAATCCGGAACTTCGCAAAAAATTTAGTGGTTCTGCGGATTATGTAGTAAATTTCTTCCATTTCATAGTGGCAGAAATGCGAGAAATGATGGCTGAACTCGGCTTTAGAAGTTTGAAAGAAGTCATCGGTCATAAAGAATTTTTAACCACCCACGAGAAAAAAGAAACACACTGGAAAGCAAAGTATATTGATTTTTCGAAGATGCTTTATAGTGACGATTTTTATAAAAACCAAGTTCAATACTGTACGAAACAGCAAGACCACAAAATCGAGCAAACACTAGATATGCGTGAAATTGTTCCATTAATTAAGCCGGCTTTAGATAACGCGGAAAAAGTAACTGGATCCTTCGATGTTCGCAACGTTGACCGTGCTATTGGAACGATTGCTGGTTCGTTTATTAGCAAGAAGTACGGAGCGGTAGGGCTTCCAGAAGATACCATATCGCTTGATTTTACTGGTTCAGCTGGCCAAAGTTTTGGCGCTTATACGCCACTTGGGATGACACTCAGAATTCACGGGGATGCCAATGATTACTTTGGTAAAGGACTATCGGGAGGTAAACTAATCGTAAGCCCAGATGAGAAAACGCCTATTAATCCACATGATTCAGCGATAGTCGGCAATGTAACCCTTTACGGAGCAACTGGTGGAGAAGCCTATATGCATGGTCGTGCAGGTGCGCGGTTTGCAGTAAGAAATAGTGGAGCGACCGCAGTTGTTGAAGGCATTGGCGATAATGGTTGTGAATATATGACAGGCGGGGCAGTAGTTGTCCTTGGCGAAATTGGCGAGAATTTTGCAGCTGGAATGTCTGGTGGAATTGCTTATCTTTACACGACTAATAAACCAAGCACCCAAGCGAAAATTAATCATGAGCTAGTGACGAGTCGAGCGATTTCTTCCGTAACAGAATTAGCAAAACTGAAGCAATTAATCGAACAACATGCCAACTTAACAGGAAGTGAATTTGCCAAAACAATTCTCACTAACTGGGAAATAGAAAAAGCTAACTTTCTTTTCGTTATTCCAAATGAATATGAAATGATGCTTACACGAATTGAAACGTTAGAACAGGCAGGACAAACGCATGACGAAGCTGAATTACAAGCCTTTTATGAACATAAAGATGGAAAAATAATTGCCGCTGTGGTGAAATAG
- a CDS encoding LysR family transcriptional regulator: protein MELRQLKYFMEVARVEHMTKASENLHVAQSAVSRQITKLEEELGVPLFDRIGRNMQLTSVGQDFLNQATIALNELQKAEALVTEYIDPAKGTVRVGLPNSLSTKVLPSVISAFREKYPQITYQFMEGTNEELTEMLISGVLDMTFLSPVPESDDQMEAVRFFDEKLKLIVPKTHPLAENFNVSLKELAKEKFVLYPEDFDLYKIVTNTAIKKGFEPEIAFQSRDFYTIQGLVGAGLGISILPEMILDGAIFKETKSIALQDKELRRSVGIITTKKRNLSPSENLFRSFIISFFSN from the coding sequence ATGGAACTTAGACAGTTAAAGTATTTTATGGAAGTAGCCCGCGTCGAGCATATGACCAAAGCCAGCGAGAATTTACACGTAGCCCAATCTGCCGTTAGTAGACAGATAACTAAATTAGAAGAAGAACTTGGTGTACCTTTATTTGACCGAATTGGCCGAAATATGCAACTAACAAGTGTCGGTCAAGACTTCTTAAATCAAGCCACCATTGCTTTAAACGAGTTACAAAAAGCCGAAGCTCTCGTCACTGAATACATTGATCCTGCTAAAGGAACTGTCCGGGTTGGTTTACCAAATTCGCTTTCCACCAAAGTATTGCCTTCCGTTATTTCTGCTTTTCGAGAAAAATATCCACAGATTACTTACCAATTTATGGAAGGGACCAATGAAGAACTCACTGAAATGCTTATTAGCGGTGTACTAGATATGACTTTTCTATCTCCCGTTCCAGAATCAGATGACCAAATGGAAGCTGTTCGTTTCTTTGATGAAAAGCTCAAATTAATCGTTCCCAAAACGCACCCCCTTGCGGAAAATTTTAATGTCTCGCTCAAAGAACTTGCAAAGGAAAAATTCGTACTCTATCCTGAAGACTTTGATTTATATAAAATTGTTACAAACACAGCTATCAAAAAAGGGTTCGAACCAGAAATTGCTTTTCAAAGTCGCGATTTTTATACAATCCAAGGCTTAGTAGGTGCTGGTCTTGGCATTAGCATTCTACCAGAGATGATTTTGGATGGTGCCATTTTTAAAGAAACGAAAAGTATTGCTTTACAAGATAAGGAGCTGCGGCGTTCAGTTGGAATTATTACCACAAAAAAACGGAACCTATCCCCTTCTGAGAATTTGTTCCGTTCCTTTATTATTTCGTTCTTTTCTAATTAG
- a CDS encoding GNAT family N-acetyltransferase produces the protein MIIRMEQPKDYQAIRHLNEQAFKGSVEADLIEKIRDSEHYQPGLSLVAEAEDGSIVGYIMFSEISLQTENKSRFILGLAPLAVLPEFQGSRIGSRLMEEGIRLSREKAYPAVAVLGHADYYPRFGFITSETFGIPAPFDVPAEYYMLLELYDGSLENLQGTIQYPEAFTAND, from the coding sequence ATGATTATTCGAATGGAACAACCTAAAGACTATCAAGCAATTCGTCATTTGAATGAACAAGCTTTTAAGGGATCAGTCGAAGCAGACTTAATTGAGAAAATCCGTGATTCAGAGCATTATCAACCTGGCCTATCCCTTGTTGCAGAAGCAGAAGACGGAAGCATTGTTGGCTATATTATGTTTAGTGAGATTTCACTTCAAACAGAAAATAAGAGTAGGTTTATTTTAGGGTTAGCACCACTCGCTGTTCTTCCTGAGTTTCAAGGGAGTCGAATTGGCTCCAGACTAATGGAAGAAGGTATTCGTTTATCACGCGAAAAAGCTTATCCGGCCGTTGCTGTGCTCGGACATGCTGATTATTATCCGCGATTTGGCTTTATAACTTCGGAAACATTTGGTATTCCTGCCCCTTTTGATGTACCTGCAGAATATTATATGTTATTAGAATTATATGATGGTAGCTTAGAAAATCTGCAAGGTACGATTCAATATCCAGAAGCATTTACTGCTAACGACTAA
- a CDS encoding iron-containing alcohol dehydrogenase family protein, with amino-acid sequence MLNKELIVRGAPQEYLCQVGAWDTLPVHLERRGLKNVLIVRGNASWEVAKQKFPTLSAVTSTFETYNGASTYEERDRLVAIMKSNNMDAIIAVGGGKVADVSKAAAAVLRLPVIILPTLASTCAAYTPLSVMYDVEGAMIRYDVFASSNALLLIDPEMILDSPKELLVAGIGDTLAKWYEADVIIQSLKVKSVEIEIAHIAAKMCHDNLLNFSEEALLAMDKQELNEAFIKIIETNILVGGMVGGFGDDYGRCAGAHSIHDALTMVPETHHLLHGNKVAYGILVQLVIENRWDEMERLLPFYSKLGLPTSLYDMGLATLSEDTLIAVARRATEDHETIHMMPGAMTPTVVLNAMKQLEDSMAMKRVNK; translated from the coding sequence TTGTTGAATAAAGAATTGATTGTTCGTGGAGCTCCGCAAGAATATTTATGTCAAGTAGGTGCATGGGATACACTACCTGTCCACTTAGAACGTCGTGGATTAAAAAATGTATTAATTGTTCGTGGTAACGCATCTTGGGAAGTTGCAAAGCAAAAATTCCCAACACTATCAGCCGTTACATCCACTTTTGAAACATATAACGGTGCTTCTACATATGAGGAACGTGATCGTCTGGTAGCGATAATGAAATCTAATAATATGGATGCTATCATTGCGGTTGGTGGCGGGAAGGTAGCTGATGTATCGAAAGCGGCAGCCGCAGTTTTACGCTTACCAGTCATTATTTTACCGACACTTGCTTCTACATGTGCAGCTTATACTCCACTTAGCGTTATGTATGACGTTGAAGGAGCGATGATTCGTTATGACGTTTTTGCTAGTAGCAATGCGTTACTACTAATTGATCCAGAAATGATTCTTGATTCGCCAAAAGAATTACTCGTTGCGGGTATTGGCGACACGCTGGCAAAATGGTATGAAGCGGATGTTATTATTCAATCTCTTAAGGTGAAATCGGTGGAAATAGAAATTGCCCATATTGCTGCCAAAATGTGTCATGATAATTTACTGAATTTTAGTGAAGAAGCGCTTTTAGCAATGGATAAACAAGAACTTAATGAAGCCTTTATCAAAATTATTGAAACGAATATTTTAGTTGGTGGAATGGTTGGTGGTTTTGGGGATGACTACGGTCGCTGTGCAGGTGCGCACTCGATTCATGATGCACTAACCATGGTTCCAGAAACACACCATTTACTTCACGGAAATAAAGTTGCCTATGGTATTTTAGTCCAACTGGTTATCGAAAATAGATGGGACGAAATGGAACGATTATTACCGTTTTATTCCAAACTCGGCTTACCTACTAGTTTGTATGATATGGGACTTGCGACACTTTCTGAGGATACACTAATTGCTGTTGCTCGGCGTGCCACAGAAGATCATGAAACAATTCATATGATGCCAGGCGCGATGACACCAACTGTTGTTTTAAATGCGATGAAACAGTTAGAAGATAGTATGGCGATGAAGCGAGTGAATAAGTAA
- a CDS encoding amino acid ABC transporter substrate-binding protein, with the protein MKKGLLIAVIAIISLTLVACGNSESKEDQWNRIKKDKEVVIGLDDSFVPMGFRDKEDNLVGFDIDLAKAVFAEYGIKVKFTPIDWTMKESELKNGSIDLIWNGYTVTDARKKKVAFSNPYMKNEQVLVTLKSSNITKFSDMKDKTLGAQNGASSIDDMAKKPEVLTDIITNNEPELYDTFDVAFIDLNNKRMDGLIIDEVYARYYIDKQKNKDDYNIVTGGFDATDFAVGMRKSDKKLQTKVNDAFQTLYKEGKMQEISKKWFGDDEIAKQ; encoded by the coding sequence ATGAAAAAAGGATTACTAATAGCTGTCATTGCAATTATCTCATTAACGCTTGTAGCTTGCGGGAATAGTGAATCAAAAGAAGACCAGTGGAATCGAATCAAAAAAGATAAAGAAGTCGTGATTGGTTTAGATGATAGTTTTGTACCCATGGGCTTTCGTGATAAAGAGGATAATTTAGTTGGTTTTGATATTGATTTGGCTAAAGCAGTTTTTGCGGAATATGGGATTAAAGTCAAGTTCACACCGATTGATTGGACAATGAAAGAATCAGAATTGAAAAATGGCTCGATTGATTTGATTTGGAATGGATATACAGTAACGGATGCTAGAAAGAAAAAAGTCGCTTTTAGTAACCCTTACATGAAAAATGAACAAGTGCTAGTAACACTCAAATCAAGTAATATTACCAAATTTAGTGATATGAAAGATAAAACACTAGGCGCTCAAAACGGAGCAAGTTCCATTGATGACATGGCGAAGAAACCAGAAGTTTTAACGGATATTATTACAAACAATGAACCAGAATTATATGATACTTTTGATGTCGCATTTATTGATTTGAACAACAAACGAATGGATGGTTTAATAATTGATGAAGTTTATGCACGTTATTATATTGATAAACAAAAAAATAAAGATGATTATAACATCGTAACAGGTGGTTTTGATGCAACAGATTTCGCTGTCGGTATGCGTAAAAGTGATAAGAAACTACAAACTAAAGTAAATGATGCTTTCCAAACATTGTATAAGGAAGGGAAAATGCAAGAAATTAGTAAAAAATGGTTTGGTGATGATGAAATCGCGAAACAATAG
- a CDS encoding amino acid ABC transporter ATP-binding protein: MLEIKNLTKKFDQKIILDNVNLSLKDGEILSIVGPSGGGKTTLLRCISGLEKMDSGEILIDGEKIDPMSRKDVENTIGVVFQEFHLFPHLSVMDNLILAPTLARKTKKDMAKKEAERLLGLLDLADKADSMPYQLSGGQKQRVAIARALAMNPKVLLFDEPTSALDPDLRDHVASLILSLKKVGITQIIVTHDHAFAEKVADQMLEVEPLKKEAI, translated from the coding sequence ATGTTGGAAATTAAAAACTTAACAAAGAAATTTGATCAAAAAATAATTTTAGATAATGTTAATCTATCCCTAAAAGATGGCGAGATTCTTTCCATTGTAGGTCCTTCTGGCGGTGGGAAAACAACTTTACTGCGCTGTATTAGCGGACTTGAAAAAATGGATTCGGGCGAGATTTTGATTGACGGGGAAAAAATTGATCCAATGTCTAGAAAAGATGTTGAAAATACAATTGGCGTTGTTTTTCAAGAATTTCACTTATTTCCTCATTTAAGTGTGATGGATAATTTGATTTTAGCTCCAACGCTTGCTCGGAAAACAAAAAAAGACATGGCAAAAAAAGAAGCAGAACGTCTACTCGGTCTACTTGATTTAGCTGATAAAGCAGATAGCATGCCGTATCAATTATCTGGCGGGCAAAAACAACGAGTTGCCATTGCTAGGGCGCTGGCAATGAATCCCAAGGTATTGCTCTTTGATGAACCAACTTCCGCGTTAGACCCCGATTTACGTGATCATGTCGCATCACTAATTTTAAGTTTAAAAAAAGTTGGTATTACGCAAATCATTGTTACTCATGACCATGCCTTTGCTGAAAAAGTAGCCGATCAAATGCTAGAAGTGGAACCACTAAAAAAGGAGGCAATATAA